In one Methylobacterium sp. SyP6R genomic region, the following are encoded:
- a CDS encoding universal stress protein, with product MTFASILVTVDLRPASRERLRLGSRLADRFGAGLIGVAADEPSFGVPPVGPTLGGTYTLPAASEMVLNDLARAHAIFEAETEGIGDRRRASWRSDLGPPLPFLVAQAAAADLVVVGRREDAASFAIDPGDLAMQLGGPVLVVPPGIDRLDADRVLIGWKNTREARRAVRDAMPFLTRASRVVVASIDDGIGPADPGDLVGLLGAHGVATQAVTPDAIGATTAEALTDAAAEHAADLVVAGAYGHSRLREWAFGGVTRDLLAGSPVCCLLSH from the coding sequence ATGACATTCGCCAGCATCCTGGTGACGGTCGATCTCAGGCCTGCTTCGCGCGAGCGCCTGCGCCTGGGGAGTCGTCTCGCCGATCGGTTCGGCGCCGGCCTGATCGGCGTGGCGGCGGACGAGCCGTCCTTCGGGGTTCCGCCGGTCGGCCCGACGCTCGGGGGCACCTACACCCTGCCGGCCGCGAGCGAGATGGTCCTGAACGACCTGGCGCGGGCGCACGCGATCTTCGAGGCCGAGACGGAAGGGATAGGCGACCGCCGGCGCGCATCGTGGCGCTCCGATCTCGGCCCGCCGCTGCCCTTCCTGGTCGCGCAGGCCGCCGCAGCCGATCTCGTGGTGGTCGGCCGGAGAGAGGATGCGGCCTCGTTCGCGATCGACCCGGGCGATCTCGCGATGCAGCTCGGGGGACCGGTCCTGGTCGTGCCGCCGGGCATCGACCGGCTCGACGCCGATCGCGTCCTGATCGGCTGGAAGAACACCCGCGAGGCGCGCCGGGCGGTGCGGGACGCGATGCCGTTCCTGACCCGGGCCTCCCGGGTCGTGGTCGCATCGATCGACGACGGAATCGGGCCGGCCGATCCGGGGGATCTCGTCGGCCTCCTGGGGGCCCACGGCGTCGCGACGCAGGCCGTGACGCCGGATGCGATCGGCGCCACGACCGCCGAGGCGCTCACAGACGCCGCCGCCGAGCATGCCGCCGACCTCGTCGTCGCCGGCGCCTACGGCCATTCACGCCTGCGCGAATGGGCCTTCGGCGGCGTCACCCGGGACCTGCTCGCCGGCAGCCCGGTCTGTTGCCTGCTGAGCCATTGA
- a CDS encoding phosphoketolase family protein, with protein MPPGEGGREPGPVQESGPAFVPGPLGPQGLREIDAYWRAANYLSVGQIYLMDNPLLRRPLAPQDVKPRLLGHWGTTPGLTFVYAHLNRAIRERDLDMIAVWGPGHGAPGLVANAWLEGTYGEIYPEVARDADGMARLFRQFSFPGGIPSHASPELPGSIHEGGELGYALAHAFGAALDNPGLTVACVVGDGEAETGPLAASWHSNKFLDPLRDGTVLPILHLNGYKIANPTLLARLDRDELESLLVGYGYAPVFVEGHEPGPMHQAMAAALDSAFDAIAAIRERARRGATGRPRWPMIVLRSPKGWTGPRIVDGRPVEGTWRAHQVPVASVRENPAHLAILEGWMRSYRPEELFTEDGAPVPALAALPPQGPRRLSANPHANAHGSRPLRLPDLAPLAVAVPAPGRVTGEATRALGHYLRETLVLNREARNFRIMGPDETASNRLDAVFSVTDRAWQGPVLPGDDHLGPDGRVMEVLSEHLCEGWLEGYVLTGRHGLFATYEAFVHVVDSMVNQHAKWLKGSRALPWRRPVPSLNILLSSHVWRQDHNGFSHQDPGFIDFLANKRGDTARIYLPPDANTLLCVMDHCLRTHDRINVVVAGKQPALQWLTLDEAAAHCAAGAGIWGWASNEGEVEPDVVMACAGDVPTQETLAAVEWLRRHVPDLRLRVVNVVDLMTLASPEMHPHGLDEATFDSLFTRDRPVIFAYHGYPWLIHRLTYRRRNHDSFHVHGFIEEGTTTTPFDMCVLNRLDRYHLAQAALRTVPRRLGTRGDHAEQALRDALAAHRAHVCRTGDDLPEIRNWAWAERHGSAQPDPRRFEGDIMQGDGCSGPGETVDGWTIVPEAQR; from the coding sequence ATGCCGCCTGGCGAGGGCGGCCGCGAGCCCGGACCTGTCCAGGAATCCGGACCCGCCTTCGTGCCCGGACCGCTCGGGCCGCAGGGCCTGCGCGAGATCGATGCGTATTGGCGCGCCGCCAACTACCTGTCGGTCGGGCAGATCTACCTGATGGACAACCCGCTGCTGCGCCGGCCGCTGGCCCCCCAGGACGTCAAGCCGCGCCTCCTCGGGCATTGGGGCACCACGCCGGGGCTGACCTTCGTCTACGCGCACCTCAACCGGGCGATTCGGGAGCGCGACCTCGACATGATCGCCGTCTGGGGGCCGGGCCACGGCGCCCCCGGCCTCGTCGCGAATGCGTGGCTCGAAGGGACCTATGGCGAGATCTACCCGGAGGTGGCGCGCGACGCCGACGGGATGGCGCGCCTGTTCCGGCAATTCTCGTTCCCGGGCGGCATCCCCAGCCACGCCTCGCCGGAACTGCCGGGCTCGATCCACGAGGGCGGGGAACTCGGCTACGCGCTCGCCCACGCCTTCGGCGCCGCCCTCGACAATCCGGGCCTGACCGTCGCCTGCGTGGTCGGCGACGGCGAGGCGGAGACCGGACCGCTCGCCGCCTCGTGGCACTCGAACAAGTTCCTCGATCCCCTGCGCGACGGCACGGTGCTGCCGATCCTGCACCTCAACGGCTACAAGATCGCCAACCCGACGCTGCTCGCCCGCCTGGATCGGGACGAACTGGAGAGCCTGCTCGTCGGCTACGGCTACGCCCCGGTCTTCGTCGAGGGCCATGAGCCCGGCCCGATGCACCAGGCCATGGCCGCAGCCCTCGATTCGGCCTTCGACGCCATCGCGGCGATCCGCGAGCGGGCGCGGCGCGGCGCGACCGGGCGCCCCCGCTGGCCGATGATCGTGCTGCGCAGCCCGAAGGGCTGGACCGGACCGCGGATCGTCGACGGCCGGCCGGTCGAGGGCACCTGGCGGGCGCACCAGGTCCCGGTCGCGTCGGTGCGCGAGAACCCGGCGCATCTCGCGATCCTGGAGGGCTGGATGCGCTCTTACCGCCCGGAGGAGCTGTTCACCGAGGACGGCGCGCCGGTCCCCGCCCTCGCGGCCCTGCCGCCGCAGGGGCCCCGGCGCCTCTCGGCCAACCCGCACGCCAATGCGCATGGCTCCCGGCCCCTGCGCCTGCCGGACCTGGCGCCGCTGGCGGTCGCGGTGCCGGCGCCGGGCCGCGTGACGGGCGAGGCGACGCGGGCACTCGGCCACTACCTGCGCGAGACCCTGGTGTTGAACCGGGAGGCCCGCAACTTCCGCATCATGGGGCCCGACGAGACCGCATCGAACCGCCTCGACGCGGTGTTTTCGGTGACGGACCGCGCCTGGCAGGGCCCGGTCCTGCCGGGCGACGACCATCTCGGGCCGGACGGCCGCGTGATGGAAGTCCTGAGCGAGCATCTCTGCGAGGGCTGGCTCGAGGGCTACGTGCTGACCGGCCGCCACGGCCTGTTCGCGACCTACGAGGCCTTCGTCCACGTGGTCGATTCGATGGTGAACCAGCACGCCAAGTGGCTCAAGGGCTCCCGCGCCCTGCCCTGGCGGCGGCCGGTGCCCTCGCTCAACATCCTGCTGTCGTCCCATGTCTGGCGCCAGGACCATAACGGGTTCAGCCATCAGGATCCGGGCTTCATCGACTTCCTGGCCAACAAGCGCGGCGACACCGCCCGCATCTACCTGCCGCCGGACGCCAATACGCTGCTGTGCGTCATGGACCATTGCCTGCGCACCCACGACCGCATCAACGTGGTGGTGGCCGGCAAGCAGCCCGCCCTGCAATGGCTCACCCTCGACGAGGCGGCCGCGCATTGCGCGGCGGGTGCCGGCATCTGGGGGTGGGCCTCGAACGAGGGCGAGGTCGAGCCCGACGTGGTGATGGCCTGCGCCGGCGACGTGCCGACCCAGGAGACCCTGGCGGCGGTCGAGTGGCTGCGCCGGCACGTGCCGGACCTGCGCCTGCGCGTCGTCAACGTCGTCGACCTGATGACGCTGGCCTCTCCCGAGATGCATCCGCACGGGCTGGACGAGGCCACCTTCGACAGCCTGTTCACCCGCGACCGGCCGGTGATCTTCGCCTATCACGGCTATCCGTGGCTCATCCACCGGCTGACCTACCGGCGCCGCAACCACGACAGCTTCCACGTCCACGGCTTTATCGAGGAGGGCACCACCACGACGCCGTTCGACATGTGCGTACTGAATCGGCTCGACCGCTACCACCTCGCACAAGCCGCGTTGCGCACCGTCCCGCGGCGCCTCGGGACCCGGGGCGACCATGCCGAGCAGGCCCTGCGGGACGCGCTCGCCGCCCACCGCGCCCATGTCTGCCGGACCGGCGACGATCTGCCGGAGATCCGCAACTGGGCCTGGGCCGAGCGGCACGGTTCGGCGCAGCCCGACCCGCGCCGGTTCGAGGGGGATATCATGCAGGGGGATGGTTGCTCCGGCCCGGGCGAGACCGTGGACGGCTGGACCATCGTCCCCGAGGCACAACGCTGA
- a CDS encoding transposase, protein MRLRRHEGGARLTLLTSDPTRPATEIAALHETRWQIEFPFRWLIRLSIDRFAMRKPASLTRRAGG, encoded by the coding sequence ATGAGACTGCGCCGCCACGAGGGCGGGGCACGCCTGACGCTGCTGACCAGCGATCCGACCCGTCCCGCCACGGAGATCGCCGCCCTCCACGAGACACGCTGGCAGATCGAATTCCCGTTCCGCTGGCTCATACGGTTGTCGATCGATCGCTTCGCGATGCGGAAACCGGCTTCGCTCACGCGCCGCGCGGGCGGGTGA
- a CDS encoding c-type cytochrome, whose amino-acid sequence MRARLPLAAAAVALALLSGTARAWDRQVAQGGTLARAHCARCHAVGRSGDSPLAAAPPFRDLHTRYPVEDLAESLAEGIRTGHPSMPEFRFDPDQAQSLIAYLKSLER is encoded by the coding sequence ATGCGCGCCCGCCTTCCCCTCGCGGCCGCGGCCGTCGCGCTCGCGCTCCTCTCCGGAACCGCCCGGGCCTGGGACCGGCAGGTCGCGCAGGGCGGGACGCTCGCCCGCGCCCATTGTGCCCGATGCCACGCCGTCGGGCGCTCCGGCGACAGTCCCCTGGCCGCCGCGCCGCCCTTCCGCGACCTCCACACCCGCTACCCGGTCGAGGACCTGGCCGAGTCCCTGGCCGAGGGCATCCGCACCGGCCATCCGAGCATGCCCGAATTCCGGTTCGATCCGGACCAGGCGCAATCCCTCATCGCCTACCTCAAGTCCCTCGAACGCTGA
- a CDS encoding universal stress protein: MKLSSILVSVDLGAACADRIQLAAGLAARCEARLVGVAACPVPLVVPARDGMAAERLADAEEKRAHERLAAAKALFEREAGAAAKRGWRWNLAPPLATLAEQARIADLVIVGRQGPADGDPSPMGVSPGPLLMEVGRPVLLVPPGLERLVPRRVVVAWKDTREARRAVHDALPLLVGAERTAVVAVGPDAHHGGAEATAQYLSGHGVAATTHLLPSPALSAADEVLRFCEREGADLLVTGAYGHSRLREWAFGGVTRDILRTTPLCCLMSH, from the coding sequence ATGAAGCTCTCCTCCATCCTGGTCTCGGTCGATCTCGGGGCCGCCTGCGCGGACCGGATCCAGCTCGCCGCCGGCCTCGCCGCCCGGTGCGAGGCGCGTCTCGTCGGCGTCGCCGCCTGCCCGGTTCCCCTCGTCGTGCCGGCCCGCGACGGGATGGCGGCCGAACGCCTCGCCGACGCCGAGGAGAAGCGGGCGCACGAGCGGCTGGCCGCCGCCAAGGCACTGTTCGAGCGCGAGGCCGGCGCTGCTGCCAAGCGCGGCTGGCGCTGGAACCTGGCCCCGCCGCTTGCCACCCTCGCCGAGCAGGCCCGCATCGCCGACCTGGTGATCGTCGGCCGGCAAGGCCCCGCCGACGGCGATCCGAGCCCGATGGGCGTCTCGCCGGGACCGCTGCTGATGGAGGTCGGCCGCCCGGTCCTGCTGGTGCCGCCCGGCCTCGAACGGCTCGTACCCCGGCGGGTGGTCGTCGCCTGGAAGGACACCCGAGAGGCCCGCCGCGCCGTCCACGACGCCTTGCCGCTCCTCGTCGGCGCCGAGCGGACTGCCGTCGTGGCCGTCGGGCCGGATGCCCATCACGGCGGCGCCGAGGCGACGGCCCAGTACCTGTCCGGGCACGGCGTCGCGGCGACCACCCACCTGCTGCCGAGCCCGGCCTTGAGCGCCGCGGACGAGGTGCTGCGCTTCTGCGAGCGCGAGGGCGCGGACCTGCTGGTGACCGGCGCCTACGGCCATTCGCGCCTGCGCGAATGGGCATTCGGCGGCGTCACCCGCGACATCCTGCGCACCACGCCCCTCTGCTGCCTGATGAGCCACTGA
- a CDS encoding universal stress protein: MFLRCLLVPTAPGLDPTRRLDAALRLGRRLHAHIGVAFIAPGPELVLAELAGTAPVSSATIAAIKEGMRAAAAEGRAALQAWCARESVPFMPAVERLDATFATWTELSGDVERVLTLAGRVNDLVLVDRPDPARPFTGRALDTALFSVGRPALMIGETVPHDLLDHVVIAWNGSLEVTRLIGQSIALLHAAGRVTVLQARTERAEEAKAADLCAYLRWHGIVAEARTVTVGEGMSVGAAILDAAERWGASLLALGAYTHSRVREFLLGGVTRHVIETARMPVLMAH; this comes from the coding sequence ATGTTCCTGCGCTGCCTCCTCGTCCCGACCGCGCCCGGCCTCGATCCGACCCGCCGGCTCGATGCCGCCCTGCGCCTCGGCCGGCGCCTCCATGCCCATATCGGCGTCGCCTTCATCGCCCCTGGACCGGAGCTCGTGCTTGCCGAACTGGCCGGGACGGCGCCCGTCAGCAGCGCCACCATCGCGGCGATCAAGGAGGGCATGCGCGCCGCCGCCGCCGAGGGAAGGGCGGCGCTCCAGGCCTGGTGCGCGCGGGAAAGCGTGCCGTTCATGCCCGCGGTGGAACGGTTGGATGCCACCTTCGCCACCTGGACCGAGTTGTCCGGCGACGTCGAGCGCGTCCTGACGCTGGCCGGCCGGGTCAATGATCTCGTCCTCGTCGACCGGCCCGATCCGGCCCGGCCCTTCACCGGCCGCGCCCTCGACACCGCCCTGTTCTCGGTCGGCCGTCCCGCCCTGATGATCGGCGAGACCGTTCCCCACGACCTCCTCGACCACGTGGTGATCGCCTGGAACGGCAGCCTGGAAGTCACGCGCCTCATCGGCCAGTCGATCGCGCTGCTGCACGCGGCGGGACGGGTGACCGTGCTCCAGGCGCGGACGGAGCGCGCCGAGGAGGCAAAGGCCGCGGACCTGTGCGCCTACCTGCGCTGGCACGGCATCGTGGCCGAGGCCCGCACCGTGACTGTCGGGGAGGGAATGTCGGTCGGCGCCGCCATCCTGGACGCGGCCGAGCGATGGGGCGCCTCGCTGCTCGCGCTCGGCGCCTATACCCACAGCCGGGTGCGCGAGTTCCTGCTCGGCGGCGTCACCCGGCACGTGATCGAGACCGCCCGCATGCCGGTGCTGATGGCCCATTGA
- a CDS encoding host attachment protein — translation MTAKPPLMIPHHGCVLFADGRKALVLRNAGHPLNPDLQIRQVMEAPPNPPTHEQGTDRPPRVRVEERRSAIAQTDWHDQAEQRFAGEVAAALDRVADPIPTLVVVAPPRFLAALRLALPERLRRVAMAEIDQDLTKLTVSEIQEHLCAG, via the coding sequence ATGACCGCGAAGCCTCCCCTGATGATCCCGCATCACGGCTGCGTCCTCTTCGCCGACGGCCGCAAGGCCCTGGTGCTGCGCAATGCGGGCCATCCCCTCAACCCGGATCTCCAGATCCGGCAGGTGATGGAAGCGCCGCCCAACCCGCCGACCCACGAGCAGGGCACCGACCGGCCGCCCCGCGTCCGGGTCGAGGAACGCCGCAGTGCCATCGCGCAGACGGACTGGCACGACCAGGCCGAGCAGCGTTTCGCCGGGGAGGTCGCGGCGGCCCTGGACCGCGTCGCCGACCCGATCCCGACCCTGGTCGTCGTCGCGCCGCCGCGCTTCCTCGCCGCCTTGCGCCTCGCCCTGCCCGAGCGGCTCCGGCGCGTCGCCATGGCGGAGATCGACCAGGATCTGACCAAGCTGACGGTGAGCGAGATCCAGGAGCACCTCTGCGCCGGATGA